Proteins encoded by one window of Arachis ipaensis cultivar K30076 chromosome B04, Araip1.1, whole genome shotgun sequence:
- the LOC107637253 gene encoding uncharacterized protein LOC107637253, translating to MEQYDHDFDWESYNGDSEEEYEGNYYFVDPNADEEQEDCTIESDVEDVANALASEHPFEEPSFMRALDLDAMNTPEFSEYANADPPMVKDGEFVIGMKFNSREAVIKAVKDYTIHRGVDYRVFKSEPTTFYAKCVQYGQSCDWLIRVSMMRRKYYWEIRRYNGNHTCTRATISQDHSKLDSNTIAEAIKPLIEADPSIKVRSVIADVQSKFNYMISYRKAWLAKQKVVEKIFGGWEASYEALPIWFEAMVKKEPSVAVEYETLPCYHGDELVQDVRVLNRIFWSFYPCIRAFRNCKPVVQVDGTHLYGKYKGALLVAVSQDGNNNIVLIAFALVEGETSDAWFFFLRHLRTHVVTKDVMGLISDRHKSIRSAVSRCDGAWEPPRARHMFCMRHIASNFLRKFKAPFMQKLVVNIGYSKTVDEYEIRYQRLRSWGEAYTCWLDSP from the exons ATGGAACAATATGATCATGATTTTGATTGGGAAAGTTATAACGGTGACAGCGAAGAGGAATATGAAGGAAATTACTATTTCGTTGATCCGAATGCAGACGAGGAACAAGAGGACTGCACCATTGAGTCGGACGTCGAAGACGTCGCAAATGCACTAGCGAGTGAGCATCCATTCGAAGAACCGTCTTTCATGCGCGCTTTGGATCTCGATGCCATGAATACTCCAGAATTTTCGGAGTATGCCAATGCAG ATCCACCTATGGTCAAAGATGGTGAATTTGTCATAGGGATGAAATTTAATTCTAGAGAGGCTGTGATCAAGGCAGTTAAAGATTATACCATTCACAGAGGTGTTGATTATCGGGTTTTTAAGTCTGAGCCGACGACATTTTACGCGAAATGTGTGCAATATGGGCAAAGctgtgattggcttatcagggtTAGCATGATGCGAAGAAAGTATTATTGGGAGATTAGACGATACAATGGCAACCATACTTGTACTAGAGCCACTATTTCTCAGGATCATTCGAAGTTGGACTCAAACACTATTGCAGAAGCAATTAAGCCATTGATAGAGGCCGATCCATCCATAAAGGTGCGATCAGTGATTGCAGATGTCCAATCGAAGTTTAACTACATGATTAGTTATCGcaaagcatggttggctaagcaGAAGGTAGTTGAAAAAATTTTTGGAGGGTGGGAAGCCTCTTATGAAGCATTGCCCATATGGTTTGAGGCAATGGTGAAGAAAGAGCCATCAGTAGCCGTCGAATATGAAACGTTACCTTGCTACCATGGGGATGAATTGGTTCAGGATGTCAGGGTTCTAAACCGAATTTTCTGGAGTTTCTACCCATGTATAAGAGCATTTAGGAATTGCAAGCCGGTTGTACAGGTAGATGGCACACACTTGTATGGAAAATATAAAGGAGCGTTGTTGGTCGCAGTTTCTCAAGATGGCAACAACAATATTGTGCTAATTGCGTTTGCGCTTGTAGAGGGGGAGACATCAGATGCATGGTTCTTTTTTCTTCGTCATTTGCGAACCCATGTGGTGACAAAGGATGTGATGGGACTTATCTCTGATCGACACAAGTCTATTAGGTCAGCAGTTTCACGTTGTGATGGAGCATGGGAGCCGCCAAGGGCCAGACACATGTTTTGCATGAGGCACATAGCATCCAACTTCTTGAGGAAGTTCAAGGCACCGTTCATGCAAAAGCTTGTGGTGAACATAG GCTATTCTAAGACGGTGGATGAATACGAAATCCGTTACCAGAGGTTGCGCAGTTGGGGTGAGGCATACACTTGCTGGCTAGATTCCCCATGA
- the LOC107635280 gene encoding putative uncharacterized protein DDB_G0270496 → MGLSAKKSKKMRKSDSDSDDYNDMEFEEMEQEKDDFDDDDYGEEDEEEQGEEEGDGEEGTDEEDQSGWNNDEMEQLEKEYRDLHHQELFNFKNLKHHKDEDLLKGQAVKSQKALWYKILELRFLLQKPFSSSNRLPQDPVKSSFCEADENVRVAYSDLITSSKETLDSILELQEALFEKNPSITQATSGLERSSKDLEVSKNLDDNFDQEWSQISQTHKRIASFRDKSINKWQRMTQVTTGAAAIKGKLHAFNQDITNQVASYMRDPSRMIKQMRLRKSAVSVFGSVHEVKDNMKDEEAQTDGDPELLDDSEFYQQLLKEFFETVDPNSSETAFYALKRMQKKKRKIVDRRASKSRKIRYNVHEKIVNFMAPQPMNLPPMAPKLFENLFGLKTQRSSAAAS, encoded by the exons ATGGGATTATCCGCAAAGAAATCTAAGAAGATGCGAAAAAGTGACAGCGATTCGGATGACTACAATGATATGGAGTTTGAAGAG ATGGAGCAGGAAAAAGATGATTTTGACGACGATGATTATGGTGAGGAGGATGAGGAGGAACaaggagaagaggaaggagaTGGAGAGGAGGGAACAGACGAGGAAGACCAAAGTGGATGGAACAATGATGAGATGGAACAACTTGAGAAAGAGTATAGGGATCTTCATCACCAGGAGCT ATTTAATTTTAAGAATTTGAAGCATCATAAGGATGAAGATCTCCTTAAAGGACAAGCTGTAAAAAGCCAAAAG GCCCTCTGGTACAAAATTCTTGAGCTTAGGTTCTTGCTTCAGAAGCCATTTTCAAGTTCAAATAGGTTACCTCAG GATCCAGTCAAGTCTTCATTTTGTGAAGCAGATGAAAATGTTAGAGTAGCATACTCAGATTTGATTACTTCTTCCAAGGAGACTTTAGATTCTATATTGGAACTCCAAGAG GCTCTATTTGAAAAGAACCCATCTATTACCCAAGCCACAAGCG GTCTAGAGAGGTCATCAAAAGATTTGGAAGTCTCTAAGAATTTGGATGACAATTTTGATCAAGAATGGTCACAGATTTCTCAGACACATAAGAG AATAGCATCTTTCAGAGACAAGTCAATCAACAAATGGCAGAGGATGACACAAGTGACAACTGGTGCTGCTGCCATTAAAGGCAAATTGCATGCGTTTAATCAG GATATAACTAATCAAGTCGCTTCTTATATGAGGGACCCCAGTAGAATGATCAAACAGATGCGGTTGAGAAAATCTGCTGTTAGTGTATTTGGATCT GTTCACGAGGTTAAGGATAACATGAAAGACGAG GAAGCGCAAACTGATGGTGATCCTGAACTTCTGGATGATTCTGAATTTTATCAGCAATTACTGAAAGAATTTTTTGAGACAGTTGATCCTAATTCATCTG AGACAGCATTTTATGCGTTGAAGAGAATGCaaaaaaagaaacgaaaaatTGTTGATCGCCGTGCCTCAAAAAGCCGCAAGATAAG GTATAATGTTCATGAAAAGATAGTAAACTTTATGGCCCCTCAACCGATGAATCTTCCTCCTATGGCTCCAAAGTTATTTGAGAATCTGTTCGGATTGAAGACTCAAAGATCATCTGCTGCAGCCTCATAA
- the LOC107637254 gene encoding AAA-ATPase ASD, mitochondrial isoform X1: protein MGFEEMWSKIGSIMATIMFMYAMFEKFFPPHLRMHVQKYTHKLASFLSPYIQITFPEFAGERLKRSEAFTAIQTYLSATSSLSAKRLKAEVVKDSQTQVVLSMDDSEEVSDEFKGVKVWWLSNKTTLKTQSFSFYPASDEKRYYILSFHKRYRDLIAHSYIPHVLEEGKAIKIKNRQLKLYTNNCSTGWYGWNRAKWSNVTFEHPARFETLAMEPNKKEEIINDLTKFKKGKEYYAKIGKAWKRGYLLYGPPGTGKSTMIAAMANFLYYDVYDLELTSVKDNTQLRTLLIETSSKSILVIEDIDCSLDLTGKRRNKRNGKGNQDNDESNKDPVKNAEEEDNKDSKVTLSGLLNCIDGIWSACAGERIIVFTTNFVDKLDPALIRSGRMDKHIELSYCCFEAFKVLATNYLDIDDHHHHHLFSIVERLLGEVNVTPADVAEKIMPKSNSDDSEICLKNLIEFLESAKKKEEEEDEEESRLKEEKEREHGELKNNGVKENGFIH from the exons ATGGGGTTTGAGGAAATGTGGTCAAAAATAGGATCAATAATGGCTACCATAATGTTCATGTATGCCATGTTTGAGAAATTCTTCCCTCCTCACCTCCGTATGCATGTCCAAAAGTACACACACAAACTAGCATCCTTCTTGTCTCCATACATCCAAATAACTTTCCCTGAGTTCGCCGGCGAGCGCCTCAAGCGAAGCGAGGCCTTCACGGCCATCCAAACATACCTGAGCGCCACCTCTTCCCTCAGCGCGAAAAGGCTGAAGGCGGAAGTGGTCAAGGACAGCCAAACCCAGGTAGTACTGAGCATGGATGACAGTGAAGAAGTGAGTGATGAGTTCAAAGGTGTTAAGGTTTGGTGGCTCTCAAACAAAACCACACTTAAAACGCAGTCGTTTTCGTTCTATCCAGCTTCTGATGAGAAGAGATACTACATTTTAAGCTTTCACAAGCGTTATAGGGACCTCATTGCTCACTCTTACATCCCTCATGTCTTGGAAGAAGGGAAAGCAATCAAGATCAAGAACAGACAATTGAAGCTCTACACCAACAATTGCAGCACTG GTTGGTATGGATGGAACAGAGCAAAGTGGAGCAATGTGACATTTGAGCACCCTGCAAGGTTTGAGACATTAGCCATGGAGCCAAATAAGAAGGAAGAGATAATAAATGATCTTACTAAGTTCAAGAAGGGAAAAGAGTACTATGCCAAAATTGGCAAGGCATGGAAAAGAGGGTATTTGCTATATGGTCCTCCAGGTACTGGAAAATCTACCATGATAGCCGCAATGGCGAATTTCCTATACTATGATGTCTATGATCTTGAGTTAACATCAGTGAAGGACAACACACAATTGAGGACCCTATTGATTGAGACATCAAGCAAGTCTATCTTGGTGATTGAGGACATTGATTGTTCCCTTGATCTCACCGGAAAAAGGAGAAACAAGAGAAATGGGAAAGGGAATCAAGATAATGATGAATCTAATAAAGATCCTGTTAAAAatgctgaagaagaagacaataaggATAGTAAGGTAACATTATCAG GGCTATTGAATTGCATTGATGGTATTTGGTCAGCTTGTGCTGGAGAGAGGATCATAGTTTTCACCACAAATTTTGTGGACAAGCTTGATCCAGCACTCATTAGGAGTGGAAGAATGGACAAACACATTGAGTTGTCTTATTGTTGCTTTGAGGCTTTTAAGGTTCTTGCAACAAACTACTTGGACAttgatgatcatcatcaccatcacttGTTTTCCATTGTTGAGAGGTTGTTGGGTGAAGTGAATGTTACACCTGCTGATGTTGCTGAGAAGATCATGCCGAAATCGAACTCTGATGATTCCGAGATATGTTTGAAGAACTTGATTGAGTTTCTTGAGAGTgccaagaagaaggaggaggaggaggatgaagaaGAATCAAGGTtgaaggaggagaaagagaggGAACATGGAGAGTTGAAGAATAATGGAGTGAAAGAGAATGGTTTCATCCACTGA
- the LOC107637254 gene encoding AAA-ATPase ASD, mitochondrial isoform X2 produces MGFEEMWSKIGSIMATIMFMYAMFEKFFPPHLRMHVQKYTHKLASFLSPYIQITFPEFAGERLKRSEAFTAIQTYLSATSSLSAKRLKAEVVKDSQTQVVLSMDDSEEVSDEFKGVKVWWLSNKTTLKTQSFSFYPASDEKRYYILSFHKRYRDLIAHSYIPHVLEEGKAIKIKNRQLKLYTNNCSTGWYGWNRAKWSNVTFEHPARFETLAMEPNKKEEIINDLTKFKKGKEYYAKIGKAWKRGYLLYGPPGTGKSTMIAAMANFLYYDVYDLELTSVKDNTQLRTLLIETSSKSILVIEDIDCSLDLTGKRRNKRNGKGNQDNDESNKDPVKNAEEEDNKDSKVTLSACAGERIIVFTTNFVDKLDPALIRSGRMDKHIELSYCCFEAFKVLATNYLDIDDHHHHHLFSIVERLLGEVNVTPADVAEKIMPKSNSDDSEICLKNLIEFLESAKKKEEEEDEEESRLKEEKEREHGELKNNGVKENGFIH; encoded by the exons ATGGGGTTTGAGGAAATGTGGTCAAAAATAGGATCAATAATGGCTACCATAATGTTCATGTATGCCATGTTTGAGAAATTCTTCCCTCCTCACCTCCGTATGCATGTCCAAAAGTACACACACAAACTAGCATCCTTCTTGTCTCCATACATCCAAATAACTTTCCCTGAGTTCGCCGGCGAGCGCCTCAAGCGAAGCGAGGCCTTCACGGCCATCCAAACATACCTGAGCGCCACCTCTTCCCTCAGCGCGAAAAGGCTGAAGGCGGAAGTGGTCAAGGACAGCCAAACCCAGGTAGTACTGAGCATGGATGACAGTGAAGAAGTGAGTGATGAGTTCAAAGGTGTTAAGGTTTGGTGGCTCTCAAACAAAACCACACTTAAAACGCAGTCGTTTTCGTTCTATCCAGCTTCTGATGAGAAGAGATACTACATTTTAAGCTTTCACAAGCGTTATAGGGACCTCATTGCTCACTCTTACATCCCTCATGTCTTGGAAGAAGGGAAAGCAATCAAGATCAAGAACAGACAATTGAAGCTCTACACCAACAATTGCAGCACTG GTTGGTATGGATGGAACAGAGCAAAGTGGAGCAATGTGACATTTGAGCACCCTGCAAGGTTTGAGACATTAGCCATGGAGCCAAATAAGAAGGAAGAGATAATAAATGATCTTACTAAGTTCAAGAAGGGAAAAGAGTACTATGCCAAAATTGGCAAGGCATGGAAAAGAGGGTATTTGCTATATGGTCCTCCAGGTACTGGAAAATCTACCATGATAGCCGCAATGGCGAATTTCCTATACTATGATGTCTATGATCTTGAGTTAACATCAGTGAAGGACAACACACAATTGAGGACCCTATTGATTGAGACATCAAGCAAGTCTATCTTGGTGATTGAGGACATTGATTGTTCCCTTGATCTCACCGGAAAAAGGAGAAACAAGAGAAATGGGAAAGGGAATCAAGATAATGATGAATCTAATAAAGATCCTGTTAAAAatgctgaagaagaagacaataaggATAGTAAGGTAACATTATCAG CTTGTGCTGGAGAGAGGATCATAGTTTTCACCACAAATTTTGTGGACAAGCTTGATCCAGCACTCATTAGGAGTGGAAGAATGGACAAACACATTGAGTTGTCTTATTGTTGCTTTGAGGCTTTTAAGGTTCTTGCAACAAACTACTTGGACAttgatgatcatcatcaccatcacttGTTTTCCATTGTTGAGAGGTTGTTGGGTGAAGTGAATGTTACACCTGCTGATGTTGCTGAGAAGATCATGCCGAAATCGAACTCTGATGATTCCGAGATATGTTTGAAGAACTTGATTGAGTTTCTTGAGAGTgccaagaagaaggaggaggaggaggatgaagaaGAATCAAGGTtgaaggaggagaaagagaggGAACATGGAGAGTTGAAGAATAATGGAGTGAAAGAGAATGGTTTCATCCACTGA
- the LOC110271621 gene encoding uncharacterized protein LOC110271621: MITRSKHGIFKPKALQATVEPRSVKEALSHPEWKRAIDNEYEELMRNSTWKLVPLPQGGEAIGSKWIFRAKYNADGSLQKHKARLVAQGFSQKPGFDFIETFSPVVKPTSIRVILTVALANDWSIK, encoded by the coding sequence ATGATCACAAGGAGTAAACATGGAATTTTCAAGCCCAAAGCACTACAAGCCACAGTTGAACCTAGAAGTGTCAAAGAGGCATTATCTCACCCTGAATGGAAGAGAGCCATAGATAATGAATATGAAGAACTAATGAGGAATTCAACATGGAAGCTGGTACCACTGCCACAAGGGGGAGAAGCTATTGGAAGTAAGTGGATATTTAGAGCTAAGTACAATGCTGATGGCTCGTTGCAGAAACATAAGGCCAGATTAGTTGCACAGGGGTTCTCCCAAAAACCTGGTTTTGACTTTATTGAAACCTTTAGTCCAGTAGTGAAGCCAACTTCGATAAGAGTAATCCTAACAGTGGCATTGGCAAATGACTGGAGCATTAAGTAG